In the Streptomyces sp. WMMC940 genome, CGGGCCGGGCGGCACGGGCTCCGGGCCGGCGGGACGTCGCGGGGCCCGCGGGCGTCGGGGGCGGCCCGGGGTGTGAGGAGAGGCGACCGGGTCCGGTGCCGGTTGGGGGCCCGCGGTCCGGGGGAGTCGACGGCCCGGGCCGGGTCCCGCACCTGGTGGCGGGAGTCCGCGTGGGGACCCGAGTCGGGTGCGAGGTGCCGGGGTCCCGTGCGAGGTACCGGCCCGGGCGTTCACGGGGCTCCAGTACGGTGGGCGCCGTGACCAAGACCGCCTCCCCCACCCGGCGCGGCCGCCCCCTTCGCCTCGCGGCAGCGTTCGCCGTACTGCTGGCCCTGGTCGCGTACGTCGTCGTGCAGTACGTGAGCGGCGACGGCGCGCCGCGCTGTGTCGTCCGCTCCGGCGGCGGAGAGGACTCGGACCGCCCCGGCCCGGACGACGGGGAGGGCGGCGGCGCCTCCTACGAGCTCAGCCCGGAGATGGCGGCCAACGCGGCCACGATCTCGGCCGTCGGCACGACCCGGGGGATGCCGGAGCGAGCGGTCACCATCGCGCTGGCGACGGCCCTCCAGGAGTCCGCGCTGCGGAACATCCGCCACGGCGACCGCGACTCCCTCGGTCTGTTCCAGCAGCGCCCGTCGCAGGGCTGGGGCACCCCGCGGCAGATCCTCGACCCGGTGTTCTCCGCCGGGGCGTTCTACGACCACCTCGCCGAGGTGCCGGGCTACTCGCGGCTGCCGCTGACGGTCGCCGCCCAGCGCGTCCAGCGCAGCGGCTTCCCCCAGGCGTACGCCAAGCACGAGCCGGACGCCTCGCTGCTCTCGGCGGCGCTCACCGGACGCGCCTCGGCCTCCCTGACCTGCACGGCGGCACCCTCCACCAAGCCCGGCGACCCGGCGAAGGTCCGTTCGGAGCTGGCGCGTTCCTTCGGGGCGGGCGTCCTGCCCGCGGCCGGCGGCAAGGGCAGGGCGGGCGCCCCGCAGTCATCGGAACTGACGGTTCCGGTCGCCTCGACCTCCCGGGGCACCGGGGACGCCGACCGCCGCGGCTGGGAACTGGCCCACTGGGCGGTGGCGAAGGCGGCGGAACTGCGGATCTCCGAGGTCTCGTTCGCCGGGAAGGTATGGAGCGCGAAGGAGGCCGACGAGGGCTGGCGCACCGCCGAGCCGGACAGCTCCGGGGTACGGATCCGGCTCGCCCGCTGAGCCCCGCCTCGGCACGCCGACCGCACCTCGGACCGGCGCCGGGGCGGGCCGCACACGGATATCGGGCGCGCACGCCGTCGGGCGGCGGAGCGGACGGGGCGGGCGCCCCGCCTCCACGGGACCGGCCCTCGGCCGTGAAGGCGGGCCGGCGGAATTCCGGTACGCCGGGCGATGCCGGACGCGGCTTTTCCGGTCGCTCATCCGTCCGACCGGACACCCTCCCGAGTTATGCGGCGCACATTGCCCCGAAGTTTCTTCGCCGCGTCCGAGCGAATCCGGTTCGGGTCCTCAATTTCCTTACGGAGCAAGGGAAGTGACGGTTCGCCAGGCTGTCCGCAGGCATATTGTTCGCCCGTTTTTGTCCACAGCCGATTATGCGATGCATTGCAAACTCTTTACCTTGCGCCACCGCAACCTTCCCCGCCCTTCGAGGGGTTGTCAGTGCGTCCGATCGCCGGACACGGAACCACAGTCACCACCCAACGTTCTCTCGTCGAAGGAGCATCATGTCCCTCCCCCTGACCCGTCGGATCGCCCGTGCCGCGCTGCTCGTCGCAGCCGGGGCAGCTCCCGTGGTCGGTGCGGCCGGCTCCGCGAACGCCGTGGACCTCCCCACCCAGGACCTGGGCAACGGCGGCCTGACCCAGCTCGACGGCGCCGCGGCCGGCTCCACCGTCGACGGCGCCGCGCGCGAGGCCGCCGACACGGCGAACAAGGCCGGCGGCAGGGTGGTCGGCACGACGCTCCCGGCCGCCGCCGGCACCCTGGGCGGCGCGGCCGAGACCGGCCTCCCGGCGGCGCAGGAGACCGCCGGACAGGCCGCGGGCAGCACCGCGGGCGTCATCGGCGAGACGGCGGGCTCCGCGGCCACGCAGGGCCTGCCCGCCGCCCAGGGGTTGGCCGGCGGCGGCCTCCCGGACGCGGGCACCGCGCTGCCGGCTGGCGAACTGCCGGTGCAGGGTCTGCCTCTCTGACCCAGCCGGAGCGTGCGGAGTACACGGAAGGGCCTCGGGAACTCGCGTTCCCGAGGCCCTTCCGTACGCCGCCGGCAGTGCCGCCGTGTCGCGTCACGGAAGTCCGTCCGTCACGGAAGTCCGTCCGTCACGGAGTCCGACAGTTGCGGAAATTCCGGCAATGGCGGCAATTTCGGCCAATGAGGTCGGTCGCGGAGCCCCTCCCGCGCCGCCCTCGGCGGGGCCGGGCCCGGAACCGCTGCGGCGGCCTCGTCGGGCGCCGCCACGGCCGTCCGCCCCTCACCCGAGGCGCTTGACCGCCGCCTGGACCCGCTCGTCGGTCGCCGTGAAGGCGACCCGTACGAAGCGCTCCCCCGCTTCGCCGTAGAAGTCGCCGGGCGCGACGAGGACGCCCAGCTCGGCCAGGTGCGCCACCGTGTCCCAGCACGGCTCGTCCCGTGTCGCCCACAGATAGAGGCTCGCCTCGCTGTGCTCGATCCGGAAGCCGTTCTTCAGCAGGGCGTCGCGCAGGGCGAGACGCCGGGCCGCGTACCGGGCCCGCTGTTCGGCTACGTGCGCGTCGTCGCCGAGTGCCGCGACGGTGGCCGCCTGCACCGGGGCGGGCGTCATCATTCCGCCGTGCTTGCGGACCTTCAGCAGCTCGCCGAGGACGGCCGCGTCGCCCGCGACGAAGGCCGCACGGTAGCCCGCGAGGTTGGAGCGCTTCGACAGCGAGTGGACCGAGACGATGCCCTCGTACGTGCCGCCGCAGACGTCCGGGTGCAGCACCGAGAAGGGCTCCGCCTCCCAGCCCAGCTCCAGGTAGCACTCGTCGCTGAAGACGAGCACTCCGTGCTCGCGCGCCCAGGCCACGATCCGGGTCAGCTCGTCCTTGGCGAGGACCCGGCCGGTCGGGTTGGACGGCGAGTTCAGCCACAGGAGCTTCAGACCGGCCGGGTCGAGATCGGCGACCGGATCGTCGTAGACGACCGGGGCCGCCCCGCAGAGCCGCGCGCCGACCTCGTAGGTCGGGTAGGCCAGGCGGGGGTGGGCCACCTTGTCACCGGCACCCAGGCCGAGCTGGGTCGGCAGCCAGGCCACGAGTTCCTTGGACCCCACGACCGGCAGCACATTGGTGTGGGCGAAGGACACCGCACCCAGTCGCCGCTCGCACCACGACACCAGCGCGTCCCTCAGCGCGGGCGTTCCCCACACGGTCGGATAGCCGGGCGAGTCCGCGGCCCCGACGAGGGCCCGCCGGACCAGCTCCGGGACCGGATCGACGGGTGTGCCGACGGAGAGGTCGACGATGCCGTCCGGGTGGGCCGCGGCGGTCGCTTTGTACGGCTCCAGCTTGTCCCACGGGAAGACGGGGAGTCGGGACGATACGGCGGACACGGTGCTCACTTTCTCGTTCGTGCGGCGAACCGCCGACCGGGCGGCGACCGGTCGGGCCGCCGGCTCAGGGCTGTGCGCTGTCCCGCGCCGGGCACTCGGGTACCGGCGCAAACGCCGCGGTCCCGTACGGCTGACGCACCGTACGGGACCGGGGACGCACGATCAGCCGTTCTGCGGCGGCAGCGCGGCGATGAAGGGGTGGTCGCGCTCGATCAGGCCCAGCTTGGAGGCGCCACCGGGCGAACCGAGCTCGTCGAAGAACTCGACGTTCGCCTTGTAGTAGTCCTTCCACTCCTCGGGAGTGTCGTCCTCGTAGAAGATCGCCTCGACCGGGCAGACCGGCTCACAGGCACCACAGTCGACGCATTCGTCCGGGTGGATGTACAAGGACCGCTGGCCCTCGTAGATGCAGTCGACGGGGCACTCCTCGATGCACGCCTTGTCCTTGACGTCGACACAAGGCTGCGCGATGACGTAGGTCACGCTGTCGTTCCTCCTCGGTAGGGCGCGGCGTCCGGTCTGCGGCTCGCCGCGGGGCTGCGCGGGAGCGCGGCGTCGTCGATGCCCGCACCTAGTATCTCCGTTCCTGGGGATGATCCGAACAGGAGGGGAGGACTGAGCTGTGGAATTCACCGCAGGCGGACGACTGGAGGTTCGCATCACCCCCTCTGACGTGGGAAAACGCGTGTCGGTGCGACGGCGCGCCGAGCAGGCGGACGGGTCGGCGGAGTTCACCGACGCCGTCGGGGTTCTCACATCGTGGACCGGGGGTGTGCTGTTGATCACACGAAGGACCGGGGAGACCGTCCGCATCCCGGAATCCTCGCTGGTCGCGGGCAAGGTCGTCCCCGCGGCACCGGCCCGTCGACGGGGCACGCCGGCAGCGTCCTTCGAGGAGCTCGCGCGAGTCTCGGCCCGCGCCTGGCAGCCCGTGGAGAGCGAAGCGCTGGGCGACTGGGTGCTGCGCGCGGCGTCCGGCTTCACCCGCCGGGCGAACTCGGTGCTGCCGCTCGGCGACCCGGGCATACCCCTGGACGCCGCCCTGGCGCGCGTGCGGGACTGGTACGCCGAACGTGGTCTTCCGGCCTACGTCCAGACCGCGACCGGCGCCGAGGGGACCCAGGAGGAGCTGTGCGCCGGACTGGCGGAGCGGGGCTGGGAACGGGAGGTGAGCGCCGAACTGCGCGTCGGTGGGCTGGCACCGATCGGTGACCTGGACGCGGACGTGGAGCGGGTGCGGCTGGGCCGGTCCGTGGGCGAGCCCTGGCTGCGCCGCTACCAGCGGTTCGGTGTGCCGGGGCCACATGTACTTAAAGTACTGGGTGACGGCCCGTCGGTATGGTTCGCCACCATCCCCGGCACATCCGACGTTCCGGCGGCGATCGGCCGCTGTGTGGTCGACGGACGCTGGGCCGGTTTCATGGCGGTGGAGATCGACCCCGCGCACCGAAGGCAGGGGCTCGCGACGGCCGTGATGGCGGCACTGGCTCGGCGGGCGCTCGACGAGGGGGCCTCGGCGGCCTGGCTGCAGGTCGAGTCGGACAACGAAGGGGCGCGAACCCTGTACGAGGGGAT is a window encoding:
- a CDS encoding ATP-binding protein — translated: MSLPLTRRIARAALLVAAGAAPVVGAAGSANAVDLPTQDLGNGGLTQLDGAAAGSTVDGAAREAADTANKAGGRVVGTTLPAAAGTLGGAAETGLPAAQETAGQAAGSTAGVIGETAGSAATQGLPAAQGLAGGGLPDAGTALPAGELPVQGLPL
- the dapC gene encoding succinyldiaminopimelate transaminase — translated: MSAVSSRLPVFPWDKLEPYKATAAAHPDGIVDLSVGTPVDPVPELVRRALVGAADSPGYPTVWGTPALRDALVSWCERRLGAVSFAHTNVLPVVGSKELVAWLPTQLGLGAGDKVAHPRLAYPTYEVGARLCGAAPVVYDDPVADLDPAGLKLLWLNSPSNPTGRVLAKDELTRIVAWAREHGVLVFSDECYLELGWEAEPFSVLHPDVCGGTYEGIVSVHSLSKRSNLAGYRAAFVAGDAAVLGELLKVRKHGGMMTPAPVQAATVAALGDDAHVAEQRARYAARRLALRDALLKNGFRIEHSEASLYLWATRDEPCWDTVAHLAELGVLVAPGDFYGEAGERFVRVAFTATDERVQAAVKRLG
- the fdxA gene encoding ferredoxin: MTYVIAQPCVDVKDKACIEECPVDCIYEGQRSLYIHPDECVDCGACEPVCPVEAIFYEDDTPEEWKDYYKANVEFFDELGSPGGASKLGLIERDHPFIAALPPQNG
- a CDS encoding GNAT family N-acetyltransferase; protein product: MEFTAGGRLEVRITPSDVGKRVSVRRRAEQADGSAEFTDAVGVLTSWTGGVLLITRRTGETVRIPESSLVAGKVVPAAPARRRGTPAASFEELARVSARAWQPVESEALGDWVLRAASGFTRRANSVLPLGDPGIPLDAALARVRDWYAERGLPAYVQTATGAEGTQEELCAGLAERGWEREVSAELRVGGLAPIGDLDADVERVRLGRSVGEPWLRRYQRFGVPGPHVLKVLGDGPSVWFATIPGTSDVPAAIGRCVVDGRWAGFMAVEIDPAHRRQGLATAVMAALARRALDEGASAAWLQVESDNEGARTLYEGMGFAVHHLYHHFRYSRSS